One window from the genome of Flavobacterium agricola encodes:
- the ruvX gene encoding Holliday junction resolvase RuvX, which produces MSRILAIDYGLKRTGIAITDPLQIIASGLETVDTVHIFVYLQKLLSDEDIQTVVVGEPKQLNGEASQSAPLIEAFLQKFKTKFPHIEVVRIDERFTSKIAFKTMIDSGLKKKQRQNKALIDEIAATIMLQDYLAQK; this is translated from the coding sequence ATGAGTAGAATTTTAGCCATAGATTATGGATTAAAACGTACGGGAATAGCCATTACTGATCCTCTTCAAATTATCGCATCGGGCTTAGAAACTGTTGATACGGTTCATATTTTTGTTTATTTACAAAAGCTTCTTTCTGATGAAGATATACAAACCGTAGTTGTTGGTGAACCTAAACAATTAAATGGAGAAGCTTCTCAAAGCGCTCCACTTATTGAAGCTTTTTTACAAAAATTTAAAACTAAATTTCCTCATATTGAAGTAGTTAGAATAGATGAGCGGTTTACTTCTAAAATTGCTTTTAAAACTATGATTGATAGTGGTTTAAAGAAAAAGCAACGGCAAAACAAAGCTTTGATAGATGAAATTGCTGCAACTATTATGTTGCAAGATTATTTAGCACAGAAATAA